TGAAGGACTGCTGGCTAAAGAGGTTGGTCAGCGGATGGGTTTTAAGAATGAATGCTGCGACGAAATCAGAGCCCACCCATTTTTCAAAGACATCAACTGGAGGAAACTCAATGCAGGTACCATCTATTGtctatactttttttcttttaaatcttaACGCCTGACGAGGTGTCCATTATCAGGAATAATGGACGACAGGGAGGTCATTAATTCTGATAATAGACACctaccaaagaaaaaaaagaacacaattaCTTTATATTTTCATGCGTTTTACAATCAAAATCTAAAGTTTCTCACAGATAAAAACTCTGTTTCTtggtaaaactttaaaaataaacttcggcatgaataaacacaaaacgCAAAGCTTATTTCTAATCTCTTAAATCATCCTACAGTTTGATAATTACTTGCATCTCTTTAGGTATTCTGTCTCCTCCTTTCGTCCCGGACCCTAAAGTGGTGTACGCTAAAAGTCTGGATGACGTCGGGGCTTTCTCCTCCGTGAAGGGAGTCACCCTGGCCGATCCTGACAAGACCTTTTTTGACGAGTTTTCCTCGGGCAACATCCCCATCCCCTGGCAGGAGGAGATGATCGAAATGGGAATTTACGGAGAGCTCAACAGTTGGGGTCCGGAAGGTACCATCCCGAACGACCTCCGCAGGGAATCCATACTAGAGCAGCCAAAGCCATCATCAACCTGCTGCATATCGTAGAGTCACTGAAACTCCTTTCAGACCACACAGCGTACAGACTCAAATACTCAGGACAGACATGAGTCACTTCTGAACTTTCTCATTGCAGAGTTAAAACAGTTTGAGACTCTAAACAACCAGAACAGAATGCAGATGGATTTTCCACCTGGAGTGGGCttaaaaatagcagttttagaagtttaaagaaaaaaatactgacaTTAAATCCTCTGTCCCCTCCTCACTCTCACTCCATGACTTCTCcttgtctgtccctctgtctcttctctttgtgtgtgcatgtgttaaaTGATTGTAATGCTTTtagattttaaatttaattggaaaatcacatttttaagcatttggTATACTTCGATGTGGGTGAAACTCGCATGTAAAAATGCTGATTtctctctcctgcatatctgcTCCTAGAGTGTACGCCATTTAATGGAAGatgcttttttcctttttgacttttttttgagtcCCTTAGTTTTTACTATAAACAGCTAAATTAAGTGCTGCTGTTCAAATACCAAGAGCTACGACACCAGAAATGCAAATACAGCAAAccgatttattttttaaaagtcagaaATATCAACTGTATGAAAAAGTGCTGGCAAATAAAATGATTGCTTATTGAAATGGAAGCTTCACTTCTGCTTTGTGCTCGACAACAGTCACGGCGCCGTCCAGGAATGTCAAAAGCAGACTTTTCTCTacattagctgtgtttccattcaaatatttatatgctcATTTTAAAGTGTAGAAAAGCTGAATGGAAACGACACAATTTCGATAAAAGTCCCTCAAATGCGCAAAAAAGTCTTTACGCTAGTTtgtggtggtttttgtctttatgaaaatgttttgagaTAAATGTGATATGAAGAAATTCTAATGTAGTAAACATTTAAGTCCGgtgactgaaaaatatatatttatttgtctttgtctCCAGAAACAGCATTGGAAAGAAAACTATGTTTGTTTAGATCTTGGGCTTTTCTGATCCTAACCATTCAAACTGAATGCCAAAACGCAGTCATCTTTGCACATGTGTAGAACAAACCAGGTTTCTCTTTACAGCCTGTTAAACTATGCTTTAGAGTTAGAAAAGTGATGACAATGCACCTAAttcctgtttcttttttgcagattttcaaatgtttagaattttttttttttacaattgaatggaaacacaactaaatatttaaatcatCGAGAGAAAATGGAAATCCCTTTGTTTCCTTAAAGTTTAAATTCAAACCTTTTTACTTCTCAAGATATTTCCAGCTCACTCCTTTGCTGTGGCCTTGTATATCCTCACCTCCTGCTGcgggagctcaatgagcagcgagGTGTTGAAACTGCTATTAAAGCACTCTTCGAACTTCAAGTCTGTCGGGAACCGGATCTTGTTGGCCCACAGCAGTGTAGTCCGGCTTCCCGGTCGGCAGAAGTGACGCATGGTGTCCAGCAGTTCTTCGAGGCAGCCGTGGGGATAGACCACATCGGCCGCCAGCACGTAGTCGTAGTGGTAGGACGGGTAGGGGAAGTCTCGCTCCAGGTCCTGAGCCCAGGTCAGCGCAGACACCTGAGGGGTGTACCGGGACCGGCCCTTGGTGTTCCGCAGAAGGTTAAAGGTCAGATTAGACAAGATGTCTGGCAGGTCAGTCGCAGTCACCCAAGCAcctggaaaagaaacaacaaggAAGAAatagatctatctatctatctatctatctatctatctatctatctatctatctatctatctatctatctatctatctatctatctatctatctatctatctatctatctatctatctatctatctatctatctatctatctatctatctatctatctatctatctatctatctatctatctatctatctatctatctatctatcgaagCTGGATGTTGCTTTAATGGCTcaaaggaaagaagagaaacTTTAGAAATATGGCCCCCTTTGTGTGAATAGATGTTTTATTTCATGGGAATAAAATTACACTTATATTTCCCACCAGTGATTGATGGAGGGACCAAGGGGTCACAGTTTGCCAAGATATCTTTACAGCTACTGGCCTGTTTGCCATGCAGATATGTTGGTGTGGGTGGAGAGTCGTGGCCCTCAGATAATGAACCTCAGTGTGTCAGTGACCCGCGGATGTTTCTCCAAGCTCCACCAACAggacaaaatgtaaattttacaCAAAAGATGAGCAGATACTCGTAAAATATTCAGTGCATATTTATGCAATAAACCCATCACTGCGTTCCCTTTTATGGATTCATATAAGTGTCATATAAGAAGAATCATTTTGTAAAactataagaaaataaatgtggaaatatcaGGAAAAATAAGCAAGCCCAAACCCTCGGCAAAAGCGATAgagaagagaataaaaaaagataaaaacaattaaattatataaataaataaacaaataaataaagagaaaaaaagaaacagagtaATTTGAGCAATTTATctgcaataataaaataaatatttattttaaaatgcataaatatataaagacatAATTGaacatataaatgtaaaaagacatgaaaatgtttgaattatggtatataaatatggtaatattttttctttatatttccagatgttttatttacttatttattcttttataatttatctttatatttctaatgtttttattttattttattatttattcccctttatatttattttttcttttcttttatacaaacgtttttttttaatgattactGCATATCCCTTTAAAAACTGTTCTTAGTAAGTCTTCAATAAGAGATCCAAAACGGCATCTGTTAtagaaatgtaataattaataCTGATTTGATTATTAATTTCAATACTTACTTCACTTCATACTTACTTCAATACTACAAAACTTAGTGTTATCATCATAATAAATTTGGCCTGTCATGAGTTATAGTATTACTTATGTGTCAAGACATACTGGTAAAGTTAAAGTTCATATTGTGTAGAgcaaaaatggattttaatcatttttattatcgCAGACTCACCGAGCAGACTGGCCACTATTGAGAGCAGGCCGGTCCCAGCTCCGATCTCCAGCACCGCTTTGTCCATCAGGTTCACTTGCTGCTGGTTATTCTCCAAGAACTGGCTCAACGCTATCgcctttgaaaaaaataaattctcatTCTGACATTTCCAACAACAGGTTCAGAAAATGTGCAGATACACACGGTAGCGGCGTACCCCGGGCCAGATCAGAGCACCGAAAGTATCCATCGACTCACGGATGCTGATGTCATGACCTGCGATATAAAACGACTCGTTCCCCA
This sequence is a window from Centropristis striata isolate RG_2023a ecotype Rhode Island chromosome 10, C.striata_1.0, whole genome shotgun sequence. Protein-coding genes within it:
- the LOC131978953 gene encoding protein-lysine methyltransferase METTL21C-like, yielding MSTVRQLVQQKHHVNKKKVDDGKLPVEQRAADEAMTEQKVMTGEALDRRNIWEPSVYFSLGNESFYIAGHDISIRESMDTFGALIWPGAIALSQFLENNQQQVNLMDKAVLEIGAGTGLLSIVASLLGAWVTATDLPDILSNLTFNLLRNTKGRSRYTPQVSALTWAQDLERDFPYPSYHYDYVLAADVVYPHGCLEELLDTMRHFCRPGSRTTLLWANKIRFPTDLKFEECFNSSFNTSLLIELPQQEVRIYKATAKE